A part of Nocardioides sp. WS12 genomic DNA contains:
- the treS gene encoding maltose alpha-D-glucosyltransferase gives MTEVSTGSANRQVVLNDEPEWFRTAVFYEVLVRSFRDSNGDGTGDFRGLTEKLDYLQWLGVDCLWVPPFFPSPLRDGGYDVADYTGVLPEIGTAEDFHAFLDAAHERGIRVIIDFVMNHTSDQHPWFQASRSDPEGPYGDFYVWSDTDELYQDARVIFVDTEPSNWTWDQVRGQYFWHRFFHHQPDLNFDNPAVHDAMIEAMSFWLDMGLDGFRLDAVPYLYERPGTNGENLPETHEFLRKVRKFVDDKYPGRVLLCEANQWPTDVVEYFGPELLDNGEVIGTECHMAFHFPVMPRIFMAVRRESRFPISEIMEQTPAIPSGCQWGIFLRNHDELTLEMVTDEDRDYMWGEYAKDPRMKANIGIRRRLAPLLDNDTNQIELFTALLLSLPGSPVLYYGDEIGMGDNIWLGDRDGVRTPMQWTPDRNAGFSAATPGKLHLPTIQDPVYGYQSVNVEAQLENPSSLLHWTRRMIHIRRGHDAFGLGTFTDLGGSNPTVLSYVREHVAADGSDDVILCVHNLSRFPQPVELDLRRYEGRVPVELLGGVPFPRIGELPYLLTLSGHGFYWFRLTNPETSGRPVL, from the coding sequence ATGACGGAGGTCTCGACGGGCTCGGCCAACAGGCAGGTCGTCCTGAACGACGAGCCGGAGTGGTTCCGGACCGCCGTCTTCTACGAGGTGCTCGTCCGGTCGTTCCGCGACTCGAACGGCGACGGCACCGGTGACTTCCGCGGGCTGACGGAGAAGCTCGACTACCTCCAGTGGCTCGGCGTGGACTGCCTGTGGGTGCCTCCGTTCTTCCCCTCGCCGCTGCGCGACGGCGGGTACGACGTCGCCGACTACACCGGCGTACTCCCCGAGATCGGCACGGCCGAGGACTTCCACGCGTTCCTCGATGCGGCGCACGAGCGCGGGATCCGCGTGATCATCGACTTCGTCATGAACCACACGAGTGACCAGCACCCGTGGTTCCAGGCCTCCCGCTCCGACCCCGAAGGCCCCTACGGCGACTTCTACGTGTGGTCGGACACCGACGAGCTCTACCAGGACGCGCGGGTCATCTTCGTCGACACCGAGCCGTCGAACTGGACGTGGGACCAGGTCCGCGGCCAGTACTTCTGGCACCGGTTCTTCCACCACCAGCCGGACCTCAACTTCGACAACCCTGCCGTGCACGACGCGATGATCGAGGCCATGTCGTTCTGGCTCGACATGGGTCTGGACGGCTTCCGGCTCGACGCGGTCCCCTACCTCTACGAGCGCCCGGGCACCAACGGCGAGAACCTCCCCGAGACCCACGAGTTCCTGCGCAAGGTCCGCAAGTTCGTCGACGACAAGTACCCCGGCCGGGTGCTGCTGTGCGAGGCGAACCAGTGGCCGACCGACGTCGTGGAGTACTTCGGACCGGAACTGCTCGACAACGGTGAGGTCATCGGGACCGAGTGCCACATGGCGTTCCACTTCCCGGTGATGCCGCGCATCTTCATGGCCGTGCGACGCGAGTCCCGCTTCCCGATCTCGGAGATCATGGAGCAGACGCCGGCCATTCCGTCGGGCTGCCAGTGGGGCATCTTCCTGCGCAACCACGACGAACTCACCCTCGAGATGGTGACCGACGAGGACCGCGACTACATGTGGGGCGAGTACGCCAAGGACCCGCGGATGAAGGCCAACATCGGCATCCGGCGCCGGCTCGCTCCCCTGCTCGACAACGACACCAACCAGATCGAACTGTTCACCGCCCTGCTGCTGTCGCTGCCCGGCTCCCCCGTCCTGTACTACGGCGACGAGATCGGGATGGGCGACAACATCTGGCTGGGCGACCGTGACGGCGTGCGTACGCCGATGCAGTGGACACCCGACCGCAACGCCGGTTTCTCCGCCGCGACTCCCGGCAAACTGCACCTGCCGACGATCCAGGACCCGGTCTACGGCTACCAGAGCGTCAACGTCGAGGCCCAACTGGAGAACCCGTCCTCCTTGCTGCACTGGACGCGCCGGATGATCCACATCCGCCGCGGCCACGATGCCTTCGGGCTCGGGACGTTCACCGACCTGGGCGGGTCGAACCCGACGGTGCTGTCCTACGTCCGCGAGCACGTCGCCGCGGACGGCTCGGATGACGTGATCCTCTGTGTGCACAACCTCTCCCGCTTCCCCCAGCCGGTCGAGCTCGACCTGCGTCGCTACGAAGGCCGGGTGCCCGTCGAGCTGCTCGGCGGCGTGCCCTTCCCGCGGATCGGAGAACTGCCGTACCTGCTGACGCTGAGCGGACACGGGTTCTACTGGTTCCGCCTCACCAACCCCGAGACCTCGGGGAGGCCGGTGCTGTGA